The following proteins are co-located in the Paenibacillus sp. FSL H8-0079 genome:
- a CDS encoding S-layer homology domain-containing protein, with translation MFQPKKKRPRIRKTMSGLIALTLLSSLVFPSIAGAEPAEPSQVQFANVSVQAGQTVHVPVTLKQSYSQVSAYNMQIDYDTSALEVVRITPKSVSTISTSPEETGTGDFQYVINNEEGWVRIIWVDFNAGERLISDEQQLFDIEVKAKSNATPGTKQLTVVQGDSEHWHFTNLEHNSGAQLSGGTITITAANPSGGNSGSPGSSSGGSVSPTTPVVTPVPSTPAVTKGVDIYVNGQKQEQSATATTSTVGNQVTTTVHVDNDKVINQIGSGLRTLLLPITGTGKGAVVGELNGKLVKTMEGSNAEVVIQTDSGTYTLPANQIQVDQVLNQFGSTVPLEDITIQIAIVPSATSKQTAIQAAADKLQNTTVIATPVDFEVTAIWNGQQVNVDRFNSYVERSITLPEGVDGSKITTGVVLQPDGSLLHVPTKVIKGNGQDSAIINSLTNSTYALIYHPATFSDVTNHWSREDVQDLASRLIVQGTGDNVFAPDRSITRAEFTAVLLRGLGLHSPISAEAASFTDVKTGSWYEDEVQTAVSYGLISGYADDSFRPNSEISRAEALTIVSRAMKLVGLAQADASETTSLLSTYSDSAKVQSWAAEPVASAIKQELVQGADGKLMTDADISRAQSAAIVKRLLAKAGLI, from the coding sequence ATGTTTCAACCGAAAAAGAAACGTCCAAGAATCAGAAAAACAATGTCAGGTCTCATCGCACTGACGCTACTCTCGTCTCTCGTATTCCCGAGTATAGCTGGGGCAGAGCCGGCAGAACCATCACAGGTGCAATTTGCAAATGTTAGTGTACAGGCGGGGCAGACGGTTCATGTCCCTGTTACATTAAAGCAGTCCTATTCTCAGGTTAGCGCTTATAATATGCAAATTGATTATGATACATCTGCACTGGAAGTTGTCCGTATCACGCCTAAATCTGTCAGTACCATTAGCACATCCCCAGAAGAAACCGGTACAGGAGACTTCCAGTACGTAATTAATAACGAAGAAGGCTGGGTACGGATTATCTGGGTTGATTTCAATGCAGGTGAACGTCTGATTTCAGACGAACAGCAATTATTTGATATTGAGGTCAAAGCCAAAAGTAATGCGACTCCTGGTACAAAACAGCTCACAGTGGTGCAAGGCGATTCAGAACATTGGCATTTTACAAATCTAGAACACAATAGTGGTGCTCAGTTGTCCGGTGGAACGATCACAATTACAGCAGCAAACCCAAGTGGTGGCAATTCGGGTTCTCCAGGTTCCTCTTCGGGAGGAAGTGTATCGCCAACTACACCCGTGGTTACCCCAGTTCCATCGACTCCGGCGGTAACCAAAGGCGTAGATATCTATGTGAATGGACAGAAACAGGAACAATCTGCGACGGCTACCACATCAACGGTAGGCAATCAGGTTACTACCACTGTTCACGTGGATAATGACAAAGTCATTAATCAGATTGGAAGTGGACTGCGAACGCTTCTGCTACCCATTACAGGTACTGGCAAGGGCGCGGTCGTTGGTGAACTGAACGGCAAACTAGTCAAAACGATGGAAGGAAGTAATGCTGAAGTTGTCATTCAGACTGATAGCGGTACTTATACCCTCCCGGCTAATCAGATTCAGGTAGATCAGGTTCTGAACCAATTCGGAAGCACCGTTCCATTGGAAGATATCACCATTCAAATCGCTATTGTGCCTAGTGCCACATCCAAGCAAACAGCAATTCAGGCCGCAGCGGACAAACTGCAGAACACTACAGTGATTGCAACCCCAGTTGATTTTGAAGTGACAGCCATCTGGAATGGACAGCAAGTCAATGTGGATCGTTTCAATTCATATGTAGAGCGCTCCATTACACTCCCAGAGGGTGTCGATGGTTCAAAGATCACGACAGGTGTCGTACTTCAACCAGATGGCAGCCTTCTGCATGTGCCGACCAAGGTTATCAAAGGTAACGGGCAAGATTCTGCTATTATTAACAGCTTGACGAACAGCACTTACGCCCTGATCTATCATCCGGCAACATTCAGCGATGTAACGAATCACTGGAGTCGTGAGGACGTACAGGATCTGGCATCCCGTCTGATCGTACAAGGTACTGGTGATAACGTGTTTGCGCCGGACCGGAGTATTACGCGGGCAGAGTTTACGGCTGTTTTGTTAAGAGGTTTGGGTCTGCACTCCCCGATTAGCGCAGAAGCAGCATCATTCACGGATGTGAAGACAGGCAGCTGGTATGAGGATGAGGTTCAGACGGCTGTGTCCTATGGCCTGATCTCAGGTTATGCTGACGACAGCTTCCGTCCGAATAGCGAAATTTCTCGTGCTGAAGCGCTAACCATTGTGTCACGTGCGATGAAACTGGTCGGTCTGGCACAGGCCGACGCGTCAGAGACAACAAGCCTGCTGAGCACATACAGCGATAGCGCTAAAGTACAATCATGGGCAGCAGAGCCGGTTGCATCGGCGATTAAACAAGAGCTGGTACAAGGTGCTGATGGCAAGCTGATGACAGATGCAGACATTAGTCGTGCACAGTCAGCGGCAATTGTGAAAAGGCTGCTGGCAAAAGCCGGACTAATCTAA
- a CDS encoding MFS transporter, translated as MQTSSPDAQLFDKDRPAMSRLVALLFAVCSGLAVANIYYAQPLLDSIAQEFNLSPSSIGIVITVTQICYALGLFLLVPLGDLLNRRKLIIIQMLLSVLALVLVGTSQSSSLLFIGMAVVGLLAVITQTLVAFAAHLAAPSERGRIVGQVTSGIVIGILLARTVAGTLNDWLGWRSVYLFSASLTLLGIVALYLVLPRQQSSYVKQSYFQLLRSVLLLYRELSVLRVRGILAMLIFTAFSILWTSMVLPLSSPPLSLSHTVIGAFGLVGAAGALAAARAGKLADRGLGQKTTGISLVILLLSWLPIGYVHHSLWFLILGVILLDLAVQAVHVTNQSLIYEVRPEAQSRLTAAYMIFYSIGSATGSIVSTQVYAWAGWTAVCWLGAGVSATALVFWMIDRYMHRNTVR; from the coding sequence ATGCAAACTTCTTCCCCAGATGCACAATTATTCGATAAGGATCGCCCTGCCATGTCGCGGTTAGTTGCTCTTCTCTTTGCCGTGTGCAGTGGACTTGCGGTCGCCAATATCTATTATGCTCAGCCTTTGCTGGACTCCATTGCTCAAGAATTTAACCTCTCTCCATCGTCCATAGGTATTGTCATCACAGTGACTCAAATATGTTATGCACTGGGCCTGTTCCTTCTCGTTCCACTTGGTGACCTCTTAAACCGTCGCAAGCTGATTATCATTCAGATGCTCTTATCTGTGCTTGCACTGGTTCTGGTAGGCACCTCACAATCCAGTTCCCTGTTGTTCATCGGGATGGCCGTCGTAGGTCTACTCGCGGTCATTACACAAACACTGGTTGCCTTTGCTGCACACTTGGCAGCCCCTTCCGAACGTGGTCGCATTGTCGGGCAGGTAACTAGCGGAATCGTCATTGGCATTTTACTTGCACGAACGGTTGCAGGTACGCTGAACGATTGGCTCGGGTGGAGATCGGTATATCTCTTCTCCGCAAGCCTTACCTTACTCGGAATTGTCGCCTTATATCTTGTTCTCCCAAGGCAGCAGTCCTCATACGTGAAACAAAGCTATTTCCAATTACTCAGATCTGTTTTGCTACTGTACCGTGAATTGTCTGTATTACGAGTACGCGGTATACTGGCCATGCTGATTTTTACAGCCTTCAGCATCTTGTGGACTTCCATGGTTCTGCCACTAAGTAGCCCTCCACTGTCCCTGTCTCATACAGTCATAGGTGCATTCGGTCTCGTAGGAGCGGCGGGAGCATTGGCTGCTGCTCGTGCAGGTAAACTCGCCGATCGGGGACTTGGGCAAAAAACAACCGGCATCTCACTTGTCATTCTGCTCCTATCCTGGCTGCCCATCGGATATGTGCATCACTCCCTGTGGTTCCTAATCCTGGGCGTTATCCTGCTCGATCTCGCCGTGCAGGCAGTACATGTTACCAACCAGAGCCTGATCTACGAAGTTCGTCCTGAAGCGCAGAGCCGCCTAACGGCAGCTTATATGATCTTTTATTCCATCGGCAGTGCGACCGGCTCCATCGTTTCTACCCAAGTGTATGCATGGGCGGGCTGGACAGCGGTTTGCTGGTTAGGTGCGGGCGTTAGTGCAACGGCCCTTGTGTTCTGGATGATCGATCGTTATATGCATCGGAATACTGTTCGTTGA
- a CDS encoding ATP-binding cassette domain-containing protein: protein MKILEVKNVKKSYTLYGKERVPVLHGLNLSFETGEFVSILGESGCGKSTLMNIIGGMDSDYEGDVVVRGKNLSAMTEKEMDDYRKNNIGFVFQNFNLIPHLSVLENVTIAMQMTDTNEKERNQRAVDILTEVGLKDHLNKRPNQLSGGQKQRVSIARALSNNPDIILADEPTGALDRENGDQILALLDSIAKKGMLVIAVTHSQKVADSGTRIVKVEEGRISDDIHLKDPSTAVYESRQDSSRSLSLLASFKMALKNMKLNGKRNVLVALGGSIGILSVLLMLSLGNGITTYMNDEINSSMDPLLVDITKPSEEAKDMQGPEALMAPGEQFTEADVETIRNFPNVDHVETITTITGKSTMVNEEQSVGLTQLTTLTDAFDPALMTTGVLPVENQMLLPLDTAKQLSGIDQAESIIGKSVFLYINEMDGNNKPVTLEKEVTISGIYEAADPRSPMQQSPGYISSETLEPMYTDKGITIGPIQVNAYATDMKYVNDINEAAVDAGFAGSQMAKVMENITTYVSMASIVLAGIAGISLIVSGIMILVVLYISVVERTKEIGILRAIGARKKDIKRIFFSESALLGVFSGIIAVIFAVIISYVLNILLDNAFGAKLINLSGYYILFGIVVSTAISIVAGLMPSSKAAKLDPMESLRYE, encoded by the coding sequence ATGAAAATACTAGAAGTTAAAAATGTGAAGAAATCATACACCTTATATGGAAAAGAAAGAGTTCCGGTACTCCACGGTTTGAACTTAAGCTTTGAGACGGGGGAGTTCGTCTCCATCCTAGGCGAATCTGGCTGCGGTAAGTCAACGCTGATGAATATCATTGGGGGAATGGACTCCGATTATGAAGGGGACGTCGTTGTTCGTGGCAAGAACTTAAGTGCCATGACAGAGAAGGAAATGGATGATTATCGGAAGAATAATATCGGCTTTGTCTTTCAAAATTTCAATCTGATCCCGCATCTGTCTGTCCTCGAAAATGTGACGATTGCGATGCAAATGACGGATACCAATGAGAAGGAGCGGAACCAACGTGCCGTTGATATATTAACAGAGGTCGGGCTGAAGGATCATCTGAACAAACGTCCCAACCAGTTATCTGGCGGTCAGAAGCAACGAGTTTCCATCGCACGGGCGTTATCCAACAATCCGGATATTATTCTCGCAGATGAACCAACAGGTGCTCTGGATAGGGAAAACGGAGATCAAATCCTCGCTTTGCTCGACAGTATAGCAAAAAAGGGAATGCTGGTGATCGCCGTAACTCACTCGCAGAAAGTCGCTGACTCCGGTACACGTATTGTGAAGGTTGAAGAAGGGCGCATTAGTGATGATATTCACCTGAAAGATCCTTCTACGGCTGTTTATGAGAGTCGTCAGGATTCTTCCCGGAGCCTGAGCTTGCTTGCTTCATTCAAGATGGCACTTAAAAATATGAAACTCAACGGCAAGCGTAATGTTCTGGTCGCTTTGGGTGGATCTATAGGTATATTAAGTGTACTCCTGATGCTCTCCTTGGGGAATGGTATAACGACGTATATGAATGACGAAATCAATTCAAGTATGGACCCTTTGCTCGTGGATATAACGAAGCCGAGTGAAGAAGCCAAGGACATGCAAGGTCCCGAGGCCTTGATGGCACCAGGTGAACAATTTACCGAAGCTGATGTTGAGACAATTCGCAATTTTCCTAATGTGGATCATGTAGAGACGATCACAACTATTACAGGCAAATCGACTATGGTGAATGAAGAACAAAGTGTGGGACTTACGCAGTTAACGACGTTAACGGATGCTTTTGATCCAGCACTGATGACAACGGGGGTCCTTCCTGTAGAAAATCAGATGCTGTTACCTCTCGATACGGCGAAACAATTAAGCGGAATCGACCAAGCCGAATCCATAATCGGCAAGTCCGTGTTTCTATATATCAATGAGATGGATGGCAATAATAAACCAGTAACCTTGGAGAAAGAAGTAACCATCTCAGGAATCTATGAAGCAGCAGACCCAAGATCTCCAATGCAACAATCCCCGGGATACATCTCATCAGAGACGTTGGAGCCAATGTATACGGATAAAGGAATAACGATCGGGCCGATTCAGGTTAACGCCTATGCAACCGATATGAAATATGTAAATGATATCAATGAAGCTGCTGTGGATGCTGGCTTCGCAGGCTCTCAAATGGCCAAGGTCATGGAGAATATCACGACTTATGTTAGTATGGCTTCCATTGTACTCGCTGGTATTGCAGGCATTTCGTTGATCGTATCCGGTATCATGATATTGGTTGTACTCTATATTAGTGTCGTGGAACGGACGAAGGAGATCGGAATTCTTCGGGCAATTGGAGCGAGAAAGAAAGATATCAAGCGAATATTCTTCTCCGAATCTGCCTTATTAGGGGTATTTAGTGGTATTATTGCGGTAATCTTTGCAGTGATCATTAGTTATGTGTTAAACATTCTATTGGACAATGCATTTGGAGCAAAACTCATTAATCTCTCAGGATATTATATCTTGTTCGGTATTGTGGTAAGTACAGCGATTAGTATCGTGGCCGGTCTGATGCCGTCATCAAAAGCTGCAAAACTCGACCCGATGGAATCCTTGCGATACGAATAA
- a CDS encoding HD domain-containing phosphohydrolase → MRIHIMNLQDGDRLTADTFSDAGLHVLGKGTVIKSEDISLLMQHRVDYVDIESREEEITEAEFFAAAAKHASGSSVSTKEEPPEEEMKSQFIQTVHNYQNAFLEALTVGKFNATMVDDALQPMVEGLDEQKDVVHLLMMLERDDVNNYTHSIQVGLLSFYLANWLGYSQKESYQISRGGYLHDIGKCKVSHRIRNKTEPLTADEQLEMQRHTIYGHDIIKNSMTDEATALVALQHHEREDGSGYPMQLKKEEIHPYTQIVSVADIYIGMRSGNHGGSNPNLINNLRDIYGMGFGKLNEKPVQALMQHLLPNFIGKQVLLSNGEKGVIVMNNTSDIFKPLIKVESEEYRDLSKERTLAIDELLI, encoded by the coding sequence TTGAGAATCCATATTATGAACCTGCAAGACGGAGACCGTCTGACTGCAGATACATTCAGCGATGCAGGATTACACGTTCTCGGAAAGGGGACTGTAATCAAAAGTGAGGATATCTCCTTGCTCATGCAGCACCGTGTAGATTATGTAGATATTGAATCACGTGAAGAGGAAATTACTGAGGCCGAATTTTTTGCTGCAGCGGCAAAGCATGCTTCCGGGTCAAGCGTAAGCACGAAGGAAGAGCCGCCTGAAGAAGAGATGAAGTCCCAATTTATTCAGACTGTACATAATTATCAAAATGCTTTTCTCGAAGCTCTGACTGTTGGCAAGTTCAATGCCACCATGGTGGATGATGCACTGCAACCGATGGTTGAGGGACTGGATGAGCAGAAAGATGTCGTTCATCTCCTGATGATGCTGGAACGCGATGACGTCAATAACTATACACATTCAATTCAGGTAGGTTTGTTGTCCTTTTACCTTGCGAACTGGCTTGGATATTCTCAGAAGGAAAGTTATCAGATCAGTCGTGGTGGCTACCTGCATGACATCGGAAAGTGCAAAGTATCCCACCGGATTCGGAACAAAACAGAACCGTTGACGGCTGATGAGCAGCTTGAAATGCAACGTCATACGATCTATGGCCATGATATTATCAAAAATTCCATGACGGATGAAGCGACGGCATTGGTTGCCCTGCAGCATCACGAGCGAGAAGATGGTTCCGGTTATCCGATGCAACTGAAAAAAGAGGAGATTCATCCCTATACTCAGATTGTATCTGTAGCCGATATCTATATTGGCATGAGATCTGGGAACCACGGAGGCAGTAATCCGAACCTGATCAACAACCTTAGAGATATCTATGGTATGGGATTTGGTAAATTGAACGAAAAGCCGGTTCAGGCATTGATGCAACATTTGCTTCCTAATTTCATTGGGAAACAGGTTCTGCTCAGCAACGGAGAAAAAGGTGTTATTGTCATGAACAATACGTCTGATATTTTCAAACCGCTCATCAAAGTGGAATCTGAAGAATATCGCGACCTCTCCAAAGAGCGTACGCTTGCCATTGATGAATTGCTTATTTAA
- a CDS encoding SRPBCC family protein, translating to MIEVTTEITIHAPIERCFDYARDIDVHTQTVWKHTRERAIAGVTTGRIEAGDTVTFQATHFGVRQKLKSRIMQFERPFLFVDQMEKGAFKSMRHEHHFSVIGDQMTCMRDTLRFEAPLGLMGWATERLVLKRYMQAFLESRNRKLKAMIEQQPELNG from the coding sequence ATGATTGAAGTGACAACCGAGATTACGATACATGCCCCGATTGAACGGTGCTTTGACTATGCCCGGGATATTGACGTACATACTCAGACCGTCTGGAAACATACGAGAGAGCGAGCAATCGCAGGAGTAACAACAGGAAGAATTGAAGCAGGGGATACGGTCACATTTCAGGCTACTCATTTTGGGGTCAGACAGAAGCTGAAATCCCGAATCATGCAGTTTGAACGACCTTTCCTCTTTGTGGATCAGATGGAGAAAGGTGCTTTCAAGAGTATGCGACATGAACATCATTTCAGCGTAATTGGAGATCAGATGACTTGCATGAGAGATACACTTCGATTCGAAGCTCCACTTGGATTGATGGGATGGGCAACGGAGCGACTTGTGCTGAAGAGATACATGCAGGCATTTCTGGAGAGTCGTAATCGTAAGCTCAAAGCGATGATTGAGCAGCAGCCAGAATTGAATGGATAA
- a CDS encoding HAMP domain-containing sensor histidine kinase — protein MLRKSLRLRIVATFIGIVLVSLILSFMLNSGTQEKTPDRFMVTFAEDIATLINLIDDPEKVQSSLGIFARYGLNITPVNEQSEVLSSLPEDKVHSLFEMGTTGAMFMSSKDGIATIGVPGTNEGIGTFLIQSDFSSLFHTLRNTLLTSLLTVLVIGSLLILFMSGYIVKPIKRLTVAAKEMSSGDLSVRLKHNNKDEFGELMESFNHMASELQKIDSVRDDFVSNVSHEMQSPLTSIRGFTRALQDGVIPLEEQKEHLDIIYEETLRLSRLSDNLLRLASLDSEHHPVHFTTFQLDEQLRRAILLAEPQWAQKDIQIELDLLPCEITVDKDLFDQVWQNLINNAIKYTGSMGTIHVEIETSSSFVKVLIRDSGQGIPKEALPYIFDRFYMADKARSSSLRGNRLGLSIVIKILKLHQCTIDVESEVGKGTQFIVTIPRSVITS, from the coding sequence ATGTTGAGGAAAAGCCTGCGACTTCGAATCGTAGCTACGTTTATTGGAATTGTTCTGGTGAGTTTGATTCTCTCCTTTATGCTGAATAGTGGGACACAGGAAAAGACGCCAGATCGTTTTATGGTTACCTTTGCCGAAGATATCGCTACACTGATTAATTTGATCGATGATCCGGAAAAAGTACAATCAAGCTTAGGTATCTTTGCCCGGTATGGCTTGAACATCACTCCGGTGAATGAACAAAGTGAAGTGTTATCTTCCTTGCCTGAGGACAAAGTTCATTCGTTATTTGAGATGGGTACAACGGGTGCAATGTTTATGTCCAGTAAGGATGGAATTGCGACCATAGGTGTTCCCGGAACCAACGAGGGGATAGGCACCTTTCTAATTCAAAGCGATTTCTCCTCTCTTTTTCATACACTGCGGAACACGCTCTTAACTTCACTATTAACGGTTCTGGTCATTGGTAGCTTATTAATCCTGTTTATGTCCGGGTACATTGTAAAACCGATTAAGAGGTTAACGGTTGCAGCGAAGGAGATGTCCTCAGGAGATCTGTCGGTCCGCCTGAAACACAATAATAAGGATGAGTTTGGGGAACTGATGGAGAGCTTTAATCATATGGCCAGTGAGTTGCAGAAAATCGATTCGGTTCGTGATGACTTTGTCAGCAATGTCTCTCATGAAATGCAGTCTCCGCTCACATCGATCAGAGGGTTTACCAGAGCACTACAAGATGGTGTTATTCCATTAGAAGAGCAGAAAGAGCATTTGGATATTATCTATGAGGAAACGCTGCGCTTATCGAGGCTCAGTGATAATCTGCTACGGCTAGCCTCGCTAGATTCGGAGCATCATCCGGTTCATTTCACCACATTCCAGTTGGATGAACAATTAAGAAGGGCGATCTTACTGGCAGAGCCGCAGTGGGCGCAGAAGGACATACAGATCGAGTTGGACTTGTTGCCCTGCGAGATCACAGTGGACAAAGATTTGTTTGATCAGGTCTGGCAGAATTTAATAAACAATGCGATCAAATATACCGGTTCTATGGGTACCATTCATGTCGAAATTGAGACGTCATCTTCATTCGTGAAGGTATTGATTAGAGATTCTGGACAAGGCATACCTAAGGAAGCCCTCCCGTATATCTTTGATCGATTCTATATGGCGGACAAAGCGCGGAGCAGCTCGCTTCGAGGTAATAGATTAGGGTTGTCCATTGTGATTAAAATTTTGAAATTGCATCAATGTACAATTGATGTAGAGAGTGAAGTAGGAAAAGGCACGCAGTTTATTGTCACGATTCCCAGATCGGTCATCACATCTTAG
- a CDS encoding UbiD family decarboxylase, translated as MKYRNMEDCINDLEQHGHLIRVNEEVDPHLEMAAIHMKVHEAKGPALLFENVKGSKFQAVSNLFGTVERSKFMFRGTLEGVQRVMAVRDDPMKALKTPFQHVQTGLAAWQALPKQKSISLPVSAQEIQISDLPLIKHWPMDGGAFVTLPQVYSEDPDKPGIMNSNLGMYRVQLDGNDFEMNKEIGLHYQIHRGIGIHQAKAVKKGEPLKVSIFIGGPPAHTLSAVMPLPEGLSEMTFAGLLAGRRFRYSYKDGYCISNDADFVITGDIYPGETKPEGPFGDHLGYYSLTHEFPLMRVHKVYAKPNAIWPFTVVGRPPQEDTAFGDLIHEITGDAIKQEIPGVKEVHAVDAAGVHPLLFAIGSERYTPYQAVKQPTELLTIANRILGTGQLSLAKYLFITAEDQQPLDTHKEVEFLTYILERMDMQRDIHFHTHTTIDTLDYSGTGLNSGSKVVFAAYGDKIRDLCTEVPESLKNIRGYENAQLIMPGIVSIQTSAFTSYADTAQEMQAFTSLLKEQGGLDSCPMIILCDDSSFLSANLSNFLWATFTRSNPSHDMYGVNSGYNHKHWGCDQVIIDARTKPHQAPPLIPDASVEKSIERFFVKGASLGSIKI; from the coding sequence ATGAAATATCGCAATATGGAAGATTGTATTAACGATCTGGAGCAGCACGGTCATTTGATTCGGGTCAATGAAGAGGTTGATCCTCATCTGGAGATGGCAGCGATCCACATGAAAGTGCACGAGGCTAAAGGCCCGGCGTTATTATTCGAAAATGTAAAAGGCTCAAAGTTCCAGGCCGTATCGAATCTGTTCGGCACGGTGGAACGAAGCAAATTCATGTTCCGCGGTACGCTGGAAGGCGTACAACGGGTCATGGCTGTTCGTGACGATCCCATGAAGGCGCTTAAGACGCCATTCCAGCATGTCCAAACAGGTCTAGCTGCGTGGCAGGCGCTGCCGAAACAGAAGTCTATTAGTCTACCCGTGTCCGCGCAAGAGATTCAAATCTCGGATCTGCCGCTCATCAAGCACTGGCCTATGGACGGCGGGGCATTCGTGACGCTGCCACAGGTATATTCCGAAGATCCGGATAAGCCAGGAATCATGAATTCCAATCTGGGGATGTACCGGGTTCAGCTGGATGGCAATGATTTTGAAATGAACAAGGAAATTGGACTGCACTATCAGATTCATCGCGGAATTGGTATACATCAAGCCAAGGCTGTCAAAAAGGGAGAACCGCTGAAAGTCAGTATTTTCATCGGGGGTCCACCAGCACATACACTCTCAGCGGTGATGCCTCTGCCTGAAGGACTCAGTGAGATGACATTTGCTGGCCTGCTCGCTGGACGTCGTTTCCGGTACAGTTACAAAGATGGGTATTGCATTAGTAATGATGCCGATTTTGTCATCACAGGTGATATCTATCCAGGCGAGACGAAGCCTGAAGGCCCGTTCGGCGATCATCTGGGTTACTACAGTCTGACGCATGAATTCCCACTAATGCGTGTGCATAAAGTCTATGCCAAACCGAATGCCATCTGGCCGTTTACGGTTGTTGGTCGTCCACCGCAAGAGGATACGGCTTTTGGCGATTTGATTCATGAGATTACAGGAGACGCGATCAAACAGGAGATTCCTGGCGTCAAAGAAGTGCATGCGGTCGATGCAGCAGGGGTTCATCCATTGCTGTTTGCCATTGGCAGTGAACGTTACACGCCTTATCAGGCAGTGAAGCAACCGACAGAGTTGCTCACGATTGCCAATCGTATTTTGGGAACAGGTCAGCTCAGTTTGGCGAAGTACCTGTTCATTACTGCTGAGGATCAACAGCCTTTGGACACCCATAAGGAAGTTGAATTCCTGACCTATATCTTGGAGCGCATGGATATGCAGCGGGATATTCATTTCCATACCCATACGACCATTGATACATTGGATTACTCGGGTACAGGGCTGAACAGCGGTAGCAAAGTTGTTTTTGCAGCCTATGGCGACAAGATTCGGGATCTATGCACGGAAGTGCCGGAGTCTTTGAAAAATATTCGAGGTTATGAGAATGCGCAACTCATCATGCCGGGCATCGTTTCGATACAGACATCGGCCTTCACGAGTTATGCGGATACAGCACAAGAGATGCAAGCATTCACGTCTCTATTGAAGGAACAAGGAGGTCTGGACTCGTGTCCGATGATCATTCTTTGTGATGACAGTTCGTTCCTGAGTGCTAACCTCAGCAACTTCTTATGGGCAACCTTTACTCGAAGCAACCCTTCACATGATATGTATGGGGTTAATAGCGGATATAACCACAAGCATTGGGGTTGTGATCAGGTTATTATTGATGCGCGTACCAAACCTCATCAGGCACCGCCGCTGATTCCCGATGCTTCGGTCGAGAAGAGCATTGAACGATTTTTCGTTAAAGGGGCAAGCCTGGGTTCGATCAAAATCTAA
- a CDS encoding response regulator transcription factor gives MNTILVVDDDSHIRKLIRIYLEKNQFSVLEAPDGQEALDILSHTRVDLAIVDVMMPRIDGIELTEDIRSYLDIPILMVTAKGESKDKVRGFNAGSDDYLVKPFDPVELILRVKSLLKRYNKSPSNMIQISGVTIDLGNLMVVSDGQSIELKKKECELLFSLASSPGKIFTRTQLIDDIWGIDYEGDERTVDVHIKRLRERLEPVPELVISTIRGLGYRLERA, from the coding sequence ATGAACACGATTCTGGTGGTGGACGATGATTCCCATATCCGCAAATTAATCCGAATCTATCTTGAAAAGAATCAATTCTCAGTGCTGGAAGCACCAGACGGTCAAGAAGCGCTGGATATCCTCTCTCATACAAGAGTTGATCTGGCGATTGTGGATGTAATGATGCCGCGAATAGACGGCATTGAACTTACCGAAGATATCCGATCTTATCTGGATATTCCGATTCTCATGGTAACTGCCAAGGGAGAATCCAAGGACAAAGTCAGAGGGTTTAATGCGGGGTCAGACGACTACCTGGTTAAACCTTTTGATCCGGTAGAATTAATCCTGCGTGTAAAATCGTTACTGAAACGATATAACAAAAGTCCATCGAACATGATTCAGATCAGCGGTGTAACGATTGATTTGGGCAATCTGATGGTTGTTTCGGATGGACAATCTATCGAATTGAAAAAGAAGGAATGTGAATTGTTATTTTCTCTGGCGAGTTCGCCAGGGAAAATATTCACACGTACACAGCTTATAGATGATATATGGGGTATCGATTATGAAGGCGATGAGCGTACGGTCGACGTGCATATCAAGCGGTTAAGGGAACGGCTTGAACCCGTACCTGAGCTAGTGATCTCAACGATAAGAGGACTCGGTTATCGCCTGGAGCGTGCATGA